In one window of Dermochelys coriacea isolate rDerCor1 chromosome 3, rDerCor1.pri.v4, whole genome shotgun sequence DNA:
- the IMP3 gene encoding U3 small nucleolar ribonucleoprotein protein IMP3 gives MVRKLKFHEQKLLKRLDLVSWEAASGNLAELRVLRRYRLQRREDYTRYNQLSRAVRELARRIRDLGEADAAFRARCTAALLEKLYGLGLVSSKHSLEQCERVSASAFCRRRLPCLLLRLRMAQKLRDAITFIEQGHVRVGPEVVTDPACLVTRAMEDFITWTDSSRIRQHVLNYNQERDDFDLAC, from the coding sequence ATGGTGCGGAAGCTGAAGTTCCACGAGCAGAAGCTGCTGAAGCGGCTGGACCTGGTGAGCTGGGAGGCGGCCTCGGGGAACCTGGCCGAGCTGCGGGTGCTGCGGCGCTACCGCCTGCAGCGCCGCGAGGACTACACCCGCTACAACCAGCTCAGCCGGGCCGTGCGGGAGCTGGCGCGCCGCATCCGCGACCTGGGCGAGGCCGACGCCGCCTTCCGGGCCCGCTGCACCGCCGCGCTGCTGGAGAAGCTCTacgggctggggctggtgagctCCAAGCACTCGCTGGAGCAGTGCGAGCGGGTCTCGGCCAGCGCCTTCTGCCGCCGCCGcctgccctgcctgctgctccgGCTCCGCATGGCCCAGAAGCTGCGCGACGCCATCACCTTCATCGAGCAGGGACACGTGCGGGTGGGGCCCGAGGTGGTGACCGACCCCGCCTGCCTGGTGACCCGGGCCATGGAGGATTTCATCACCTGGACCGATTCCTCCCGCATCCGCCAGCACGTGCTGAACTACAACCAGGAGAGGGATGACTTCGACCTGGCCTGCTAG